The window ATAAGAGCCACTGTGAAAGTTTTAGGAATTACAGTTTTAAATATATCAGGATAGGTAATTTCATGTGTTGTATATAAAATACCATTATATCCTAGCCATGAGCTTTCCCCATACCCATCCGCTAAAGACAAAGTGATTCTATAAACATTTAGATATAAATTATTCTTATGGAAGATGGATAAAACACACTCAGGGAGTTTTATAAAGATTAATTAGGTCACAGGATCAATAATTTAGAGTTGAAAGTCATCTAATCTGatcacctcattttatttatgaggGAATTGTGGCCATgggaggttaagcaacttacccagggttacactaGCAGTAATTGTCAGATGTTAAATTTGATCCACAATCATCTTACTCTGGAGTATATGCTTTTGATTTTACTTAATCACATTGGCCTTTTTCTAATGCTAGTCCAAGTAGAAtagagtttattcttttttttttttgcagggcaatgggggttaagtgatttgcccagggtcacacagctagtaagtgtctgaggctgggtttgaactcaggtcctactgaatccaaggctggtgctttatccactgtaccacctagctgcccccaatagagtTTATTCTAAATGTGAAGGGGAGGGATGTTGAGGTACAGTCCCTTGAACTCATTTGAAAGTAATCATGTATTAAGATGATTAGTTAAATGAACAACATTATCCATGCCCTTGTTGGCTTTAAATAGCCAAACCTTAGGCAATTTCATCAATTTAGAATTAGACTTCAAGCCAGGAGCTTCTCTGAGAGATACttagttgtgtgtgtatgtgtgtgtgtgtgtgtgtgtgtgtgtgtgtgtgtgtgtaccacaGCCCTACCCCTCCATACTTTTGACAGAAAACAACCAGATCAATAGAAGAAATTGCATTtggtgggaggagagaaatgCACACTCCAGATAATCAGCCTGTAACCTATGTCAAGAAGTAGCAGAGAAAAGATTCTGACTTTGAAGATGAGTCAACTTATGGAATTTAGCATAGCAACACACATAGCAAAAGATTGTGGAATTGAATGGAGACTCAGGTTCAGCAGActgtataaagaaagaaaaggattactAGGTCCCTTCAGAGgtgttaattttatttgttaatacATGTATCCTGTAAAGCCTAAAATACTAAcggtgatgtctaaaaaatctaatgtgtggggggtggctaggtggtgcagtggataaagcactggccctggattcagaaggtcctgagttcaaatctggcctcagacacttgacattagctgtgtgacgctgggcaagtcacttaacccctattgccccacaaaaaagcaaacaatctAATGTGGGTTCGCctattagaagctttaacaccagtctttggacattaagcatttatcaaagtatattatgggttaggggagagagagagagagagagagagagagagagagagagagagagagagagagagagagagagtttcccTGCTGCCAACAGCTGGTTTCTGAACGAAAAGACCCAGATCCTctgctgcttctcccagaagccccctgtgaaacaggaagcaggaccGTCCTCACACAAAGGTCCAGATAATTgcctggtagcactgattgacaagACTAACAGGCAGTTCTATTGGTGTAACTTCCGGATGCCAGGCACTTCCCgatgccaagtcacatgtttTCCTTTCAGGAGgtgcactctgattctcacaatgtcccttTCAGCAGGATGGTGGCTCTCCAATTCTCACAATCCTATAAATGTGTCTTACTAATACTGTGCTCCGTTTAAGGCCACTTTTCCATGCAGATGAATGTATTTCTTGAGAAACATGACACAAGTTTATATGGATGTTTTGACAAAGGCTGTTTTTCTATTATATCTTCCTTAAATGCCTTTTCTATGAGCTAATTATTTGTACTGGCAGATTGTTGATGGGAAGCACACTAGTGAGGAGTCATGAACTAAAGGATAGGAGGGTAACTCTACATAGTTACTTAAAAGGTCCAAGATATAAAACACTCATTGGAGATCAAAATCACAATTTTGGCTGCAGGTAGAGGGGGAAAATCACAGAGGTGTTGTGGAATGTAAGTCAAACTTTTTGAGTGTAGAATATGTTTGGAGCTGTCTACATACTTGTATAGCCATATGGCAATTATTCTCTGGCTCATAACACCATTGCCCTGGGAATAATTTTTGGAGATGGGACATTTTTCAGTACCTATTTTTACCCTACTAAGGCTATGTTCTGGAAATATTTATCAATGAGAATAGGACAATAGTGGGATATAGTGGGAAAGGGCAGACTATTTTGGTTCAGTGTGTGACTCTATTAATTATTAACTGTGTGTTctttggctaagtcatttaaccattctgaTCTAAATTTTCCACATTTTTAAGAAGGGAAGTTCAGACTATATCATCTCTAAAATCCCTCCCacctctaaaactatgatcttatgacaTTCTGATTTATTTTCTATACTCCCCCCCCTTTTCATGTCTCCATATGGTTCTTTTTCCTATAATAATAGAATTAAAATTTCTCATGAAAGAGGgacaatatttttgtttattttgttttgtttttgtatttgcagTGGCTAGCAAAATACCTGGGAAATAATGGACATTTGAGAAAATCTTGTGGAATTGAATCAAATGTAATTCCTAAAATACCTTTAGAAGGAAATTGTTTAGAAGTGATATGGTCTTATTCACATACTTTCTAATTGGATTACAGGGTCcaatcaaaaagagaaaatagaaaaaaatgtttgtatcAGGCTTTATTTTAAGCTCATTGATAGATCTATTGGGAAGTAGTGTTCATTGTGTCGCACTGCTGAGTAAAGAcacctaaaaaaaaaggaagatagtaGCTGTTCTTTTCTCCAGAGCAACATTCAACAATGACTTTTGTCTGAACATCTGTTCTGACATCAAGTATGATGATAACAAAGAAGTtgcaggggcagagccaagaaggctcaggaaaggcagtgacttgcctgagctctccccaagatccctccaaataccttcaaataatgccataagacaatttctggagcaacagaacccagaaaaagaaagggtcacatcatttcccagccaaaaacaacttagaagtttTTCAGAAAAGGTATGTTGTAGCAGATTAGAGTGGAGTCTAGCCCAGTGCAGATCCAACCCCAGTATAGCTCCAGTCCCAGAAAACCAGGAggaggcctcaggagcctctgaatcagtgtCAGAACTCAGGCCAAAGAAGGTAAGTGgtttgaacaattggccagaaggagattataggggtctctttgctagcactgaggcaagactctgttgttttgcccatcaaggtcacagtcttgggtggagtTCCCAAGCAGGGGAGGAGTACAAGTACACAAGAGCTTGCGGCCACAGTGGAGCAAAACACTGTTCATAGTTTCAGGggagaaaagcaggcctgtgccataccagagcacaggctaggagGGTAGTAAACATACttcttaaatcataacaccttggaagaactaaggacttacaaatttcTAGAATTATCTGGAagaacagctgcacaaaccccctgaagatTTAGACAGTACACCCTCTACCCTGGaatcagtgccccactttaacaaagagttgaaagtcaagaaataggctgggaaaatgagcaaacagtaaaaaaatgctgaccctagaaagtttctatggtggaAAGGAAGATCAACATGCACACTCAGAAAAAGATATAAAACTCAAATATCCTAACTcccaagcttccaagaaaaatatgaattggtcttaaaccatagaagggctcaaaaaggactttgaaaataaagtaagagggttagaggaaaaatggaaagataaatgagagtgatgcaagaaaatcatgaaaaaagtcaacagcttggtaaaggaaacaccaaaaaaaaaaaaaatactgaagaaaataacaccttaaaaaacagactaggccagaTGGTAGaagaagtacaaaaagccaatgaggaagagaatgctttgaaaagccaaattggccatttggaaaaggaggtaaaaaaagctctcaagaaaattattccttaaaaattaggattgagcaaatggaagttaataacTTTATGATAAAGCAGGACACAATAAAGTaaagccaaaaaaattaaaaaatagaaggcaatgtgaaatatctcattggaaaaaaaaatgacctagaaaatagatccaggaaaaataatttgaaaattattggactatctgaaagccataatcaaaaaaataGCCTTggcatcattttccaagaaattgccatggaaaatttccctgaaattatAAAACcacaaggtaaaatagaaattcaaagaatccaggGGGCAGAGAcaaaatggtggagagaagccagtaagctaCCTgatctctcccaaatttcccttcaaaacaacattaaatcaagcctctaaacatattctgaaactactgaacctacaaaaagaaagagaatgacaatcttccaaatgaagataatttaaaagactttgggaaaggtcagtctcactcaggcaggaCAGGGGTGGCATGGGGGGAGCACAGCTCATCTCAGTGCAGCACAGTGTGCAGGGGGTcagagcaagtcagcaggaagcaacTGAGTCCCTTTGATCCTTGCTtggcaagctagtggcacagcaggccagtggtgagatccaccagcaccagctgagagggcaggctgccagctaagggccacccacaggatagGTGTGACCAGGCCTGAACATCCCAGGATGCACTCTGAAGCAaacccagggtggtgagaaattcacaagccatagaggcctcagagtagaaaaccAGCGACATCGCCCCTATCtctcagcacaagaagcttgaaacactGACCTTGATGCCCGAGTTCTGgatctcaaattaaaaaaaaaaaagaaattcaaagaaaccattgatcacctcctgaaagagatcctaaaattaaaactcctaggaaaattatagccaaattcctgagctctcaggtcaagtatccagaaagaaagaattcaagtattgtggagccacagtcagtataatgcaagatttagcagcttctacattaaaggataagagggcttagaatatgatattgcagagggcaaattaacttggattacaaccaagaatcaactacccagcaaaactgagtataatttttcagtggaaaaatgagaattcaatgaaaggactttcaggcattcttgatgaaaagacctgagctgaatagaaaatttgactttcaaatataagagcCTAGAGAAggatagaaaggtaaacaggaaaaagaattcataaggcatattaaaaacttaaactgtttatatttttacatgggaaaatgatacttgtaactcataagaactgtcccattattagggcagctagatggagtacATTTACACAGATAGCACAGGTGTTAGTTGAATAAGAAGAgacaatatctttaaaaaaataaaattaatgggggagagagaaatgcactgggagaaaggaaagggagaggtataatatggtaaagtatctcacataaaagaaacaaataaaaacttatACAGTGGATGAGATGATGGGGGTGGTGCTGGGGAGTGTGAGAACCTTACTCCCATCAAAATTGGcttaaagagagaataacatatacactcaattggatatagtaatatattttaccctTTAGGAAAGTACAAGGttaaggggataaggggggagtggtagaagggagggcagattgggggaggggcagtcagaagcaaaacacttttgaggagatagagggtgaaaggagatagaaaatagagcaaatatcagagggatggaataggatggagggaaatacagttagcaaaagtaactgtgaaaaaaattgaagtaattatgtctgacaggcctcatttctcaaacacatagagaactgtgtaaaatgtattaaaattagagcattcctcagttgatagatggtcaaaagatatgaaattttcaaatgaaatgaacaaagctacctatagccatagaaaaaaaatatttaactcactattaattagaTAGATGTAGGTCAAAACAATTATGGGACACTCCCTCATatctattggattagataataggaaagcagaggaaaataacaaatgttgtaggggatatgggaaaaatgagacattaatgcacccTTGGTGAAAttgtaaactaattcaaacattctgtagagcaatttggatttATGGCCAAAGGGCCATGAAATTCTTTGacctactaggtcagtatccaaaaagagatgaaaaacaaaaagttgaatttgaaagtaaggagatacccatcaatttgggaatgactgaacaaattgtagtatgagattgtgatggaacactattgcgctataagaaatgatgatgggcagctaggtggcaaggtagataaagtactggccctggatccaggaggtcttgagttcaaatccagcctcagacacttgacacttactagctgagttattaaaataaataatgaaaaaaactatAAAGATTTGTTATATATTTCAATTCTCCTAAAAATAGCATAACTAGAGTGAACCAACAAGTTTTACTTCTAATTGTCCATTACTTATAAATCATTATGATAGAAATCATTGAGGTGGCAGAGGTGGTGCAGGtacaaaaatgaattaaaatgatcCTGACTTCTAGGAGTTTCCAGTCTGATGGCTGTATGTATAATATAACATACAGAAAAATAACTGCAGTACAAGGCAGTATTGTAGGGAGAAAATATAGTCTAGAAGGGAATCATTTATAGAAACACAATAAGGGTCTGTCAAATATGCAGAGCACCTTTAACAAAGTCTTTCATGTAGAGCAGCTGAAGAGTTTGCTTCCCAGAGAGCTATAATGAGGTGAAAGGGAAGTGCCTTGGAGAGGTTATAAACATATGTAGATATTTTTGTAACTGGTTCCAGTCTTTTAACCATTTGGTGAATGCAAGGCTCTTTGAGTGTGGTTTTGGGAGGAAGTAGACGCATTCAACAAAGTCTTAGTAGGCTTCCACTCTGTCTCTTTTAATGGGCTTCAACTATGTCTCTCTCAGTTCTTTTGACAGCACTGATGGTATGAATTCTCAGTCTATAGTGTTTGATGAGAGAACATGTAGCAAGGAGAGAAGGCCTTGGGGCCTTCTTCCCTGAGTGTCTGTGTGGACCCAAGAAACTGCCCCAAGTTCTTGGATTTTGAGTTTCTTCATTTCCATCTCATATGAAGGGAGCTGAACCTCTGAACTTGTAAATATGAAAGGTTGACAGGGTACCTTGGCATCCTAGGATACCAGAATTTAGGTCTATAGCTAGTGTAGTCTCAGtatcagaaggaaaaaataaaacttaataaatgcttattctcctacCCACTTAGGGAAAAATTACATCAGATTTCAAATATTAAAATCTTAGGATTCTATGTTTTGGCAATTAAGATATCATTGGTAACCAAGGAGATAGAAATTTCCTTTCCATAATGAGGTTGAAAGCTTTATATTAATAggtaaaaaatgaattaaaagagTAGAAAATGAAGTAGCAAGAGTACATGACttctagaaaaggagaaaaagagaatgacatCTTAAacaaatcaaagcttcttaaactgtgggtcatgaccccatatgcagtcacataactgaatgggggaattgggaaaaatttgcaacagtaaaaggttatgtatacctagtttacatacctatatacctgaagtcatgtaaaaatttctcaggcaaaaaggagtcacCAGTGAAAAAAGTTTCAGAAGCTCTGAAATAAATCATGGaggctttttgttttcctttttaggaTGAGGGAGGATTGAACATATTTGTAAACAGCAGGCATGGAGTTAATGAATAGGGAACAATTAAATTATGAGAAGAAAGATGATGATTGAAGAGTCAATTAGCCAGAGGAAAAATTAAAGGACAAGGTCAAGGGCTACTGTTGCTGAGGTTttaccttggcaaagagaagatcCACCTGTTCAGAGACTGGATCAAGGAAGTAAATGGGTGATACTGTCAATTAATTTTaagtaagtttattttttttaagagaagaaaTATATTTGCAACACATGTCTACTTTTCTTAGTAAATTATGAGTACTCTactgagagagaggggaagaaattttatatatacacgtgtgtgtgtgtgtgtgtgtgtgtgtgtgcgcgtgtgtgtgccttgaggagaaaggaaatggtttGGAACAGCTACAATGCAAAATGGAGTAGTTATTTAAGGAAGAGTACACATATTGTCTTTTATCATTGAGGGTATTCTTGAGATTAAATAGCATAGTTTATATTGGACCCAATCAGTATGGTTGCAGTTGAATGGCTTTCCTTATTACcattcagcagcatgtgagtAAGAATAAATATAGCATGTATTATAGGACTAAGGTTAGCCAATTCAGTAGTTGTAGTAGTTTGGGGGAAGTGGAGGGGAGCATAGAGATCAATGTAGAGTTGAATTAATAATCTGTAAAGTCAAGATTGTGAAGAAAGGTAAGAGAACCCAGAACACAGGACCATAGATTGAGATCTACATAGGAACTGGAGGTCCTCTAGCCTatacccctcactttacagataaagaattgaAGCACATTATGGTTAACTAATTGTCCAATATAATATTAGTAGTTAAATGTCAGGTGTGATTTCAACATAGGTCCTAAGACTCCAGAGAcagcatgttttctttttttgtttgttttccccatttcaaCTATATTGCCTCAAGTATGATAGGCTGGCAGAAAAGTGAAGAACTGATGGGATACAAATGGTGGTGAAGACAAAGAATGGTTTTAGATGGAATGAGGCAGAAAAAGAGATTGGAGGATTGGAAATTGTACTCAGAGGAATTTCATAGTTCTTAGTAATTAAAACAGAATACTTATGGATTATGGTGAGTTCAAAAGTATGTTTAGTCCTTTATGTATCTGAAGTGAACTAAAGGCAGGCTTGTGgtgagaatcaaaagaaataatatgcatAAAttacttggcaaactttaaagtgctatataaatgctaattatcatcAACATCAATCATTATCTTACCACAAAAGAGACCTCAAATCTTGTGATGACTTCCTTCTTTGGCCTTCCATTTGCAGACTTTCTGAGCACCATAGAACAAAACAGAGGCGTGCTACTAAATGCATAAGAATCAGGctgtataaaggaaaaaaaatgcacatatatattttaatgatgatgataaagtggGAGTAAAAAGGGAGAGAAGCCTGATACTGAAATACTTAAAGAGGCAGGGAGTGTGACAGGGTCTTGATAGATAATTGCCATAAATTGTAGATTGATGAATGAATTACAGTAGGCTGACTACATTCCAGTAGTAATGACTACATGGGCAGTATCTGGAAGTAGTGGTGACTAGCTAAGTATATGtcatctccttcttcctttttcactCTGGAGGACATATGAGATAAGGTCATCATACTAGAAAGGATACAGCAACTTCTGAAAGGATCCATGTCTGTGAGTGAAAGAATATGGAACAAATGtaaggggcaggggcagaggaGAAGTCTAAGATGAAGAGAAGTTTGTTGATGATAGAAGAATAGAGTATGGGCCCACACTGTACTagacaagaagaggaaaaaagctgTCTAGGGCTCTTGGAGTGGGATAGGTAATGGTCACAGAGGAAGATATTGATGTTTTCTTATGAGCTGGTGATATAAATATATCAAGTAATAATTGCCCTTTTAACAGATGATTGAGGGTGAGAAAGatatagtatttttttgtttgtttttttagtgaggcacttggggttaagtgacttgcccagggtcacacagctagtaagtgttaagtgtctgaggccagatttgaactcaggtacttctgactccagggccggtgctctatccactgtgccacctagctgccccaagatatagTATTTTTTAGTATCTTTTCCACAACTAGAAAGCATCAGAACTGAGACTAGGATACAAGTTGCTTGACTCCAAAAATAGTACTCTTTCTATCACACCAAAATATCTCTCTCACCTCAATAAAAGTAGTCTTTCCATGTGGTATTTCGTAGGAACATGAAACTCCTGGAATTTCTGAAATAACATTGAACTCTTAAGAAAGCTTAATTCTGATTAACTTTATTATGGGAAACTGTAATCTTTTTTTAAGAATTGTTGATTGGAAAAAGgataagagaaaaataacaattatCAAGAGTTCTTAATGTTGGGTGCAGGCAAATATCCAGTTATATACAGTAATATCTCTGAATTTCAGAGGAAAGGatcaggggaaaaggggaaattgagtaaatatagaataaataacatatgctagcaattattaagcacaCCATTGTTCCTTTATATAATGCCATTACTCCCACTTCAAAATGACTTCACTGGTTTCCACTGTTTTCTCTATGAGGTGTTCATTTCTAAATTAGCTCCTCTTGGTAATTTATTATGTTGAATTACCCAGCATTTTGTGTTTAATGTATCTCCTTGGGAAGTGTAATTGGTTTTTAAGTTCTCAGTGACTATTTAACCTCTGAATCATCACACTTCCTTATGCTATCCCAGGCTTCAATTTAACTTTTCAGATAACTTTGTTCTTTGCTACCTTTATCATTGAAACCTCCCATGTTTGATTTCATATACATTAATATTTccaaaggtattttttaaaaatctaacacATTGTATTTGTTCTAAAGCCACTACTTTAAATGTTTTAACTGATAGTTAAAGCATTGGGTCACTATAGTTAAAGCATCaatgtattttaattaatttgctAAAAAAAAGTCTAAGAGATAGGAAACATGAAACATTTCAGGGCTTGTTTATAGTTCTTGTTTCACTATTATGTATTAAAATATGCCATtaagaagttgtttttttaaaaggttgacTTTATTACTCCTTAAAGCTTAGAAATATATCCACAAAACTAGAACACAAATTTTtgggaaaataggagaaatagagCCTAGATTATTGTCCTTTTATCTATAGTAAAATCTAGTACCACTTTGGTTCCCACTGCAATGTTCCTTTCTTAATTGTATAATCTTCCTGGTGTGAGTGGGGTTTAATTTtctgtttcaaaattagattCTGTTTCATCTTTTAAATTATAATAGCCTGGGGCGGAGGGAGCCGGGGCTTGGGGTTTCCGTGCGGGGTGCGCGTGCAGAGCGGCGGCGGGGCTGACCATGAGTTttcttggaggtttttttggttcCATCTGTGAGATTGATGTTGTCCTTAATGATGGGGAGTCACGGAAGATGGCGGAAATGAAAACTGATGATGGCAAAGTAGAAAAACATTATCTCTTCTATGATGGTGAATCCGTTTCAGGAAAGGTAAACCTAGCCTTTAAGCAACCTGGAAAGAGGCTAGAACACCAAGGAATTCGAATTGAATTTGTCGGCCAAATTGAACTCTTCAATGACAAGAGTAATACCCATGAATTTGTAAACCTAATGAAAGAATTGGCCTTACCTGGAGAACTGACACAAAGCAGAAGTTATGACTTTGAATTTATGCAGGTTGAAAAGCCCTATGAATCCTACATTGGTGCCAATGTCCGATTGAGGTATTTTCTTAAAGTGACCATAGTAAGACGACTGTCAGACTTGGTAAAAGAGTATGATCTCATTGTTCACCAGCTAGCCACCTACCCAGATGTTAACAACTCCATCAAGATGGAAGTGGGCATCGAAGACTGTCTACACATAGAGTTTGAATACAATAAATCCAAGTATCATTTAAAGGATGTGATTGTTGgaaaaatttatttcttattagTAAGAATAAAAATTCAGCATATGGAATTACAGCTGATAAAGAAAGAGATCACGGGAATTGGACCCAGCACCACGACAGAAACAGAGACCATCGCCAAGTATGAAATCATGGATGGGGCACCAGTCAAAGGCGAATCAATCCCCATAAGACTCTTTCTGGCGGGATATGACCCAACTCCGACAATGAGAGATGTGAACAAGAAATTCTCAGTACGATATTTTTTGAACCTAGTCCTCGTGGATGAGGAAGACAGACGGTACTTCAAACAGCAGGAGATCATCTTATGGAGAAAAGCCCCTGAAAAGCTAAGGAAGCCGAGGACAAACTTTCACCAGCGCTTCGAGCCTCCGGAGCCGCAGGCATCTGCCGAGCAGCCAGAAATGTGAAGGGAAGAAGAGCAGGGAGCGGGGAAGGGGAGGCTGGGGGCTCCAGTGGTCGAAGCCTGCACAGGACAAGGCCTACGGCCTCGCCTGGCCCCTCTCCGACCACGCTCACCTGTTTTGCGGCACTACTAACTGGTCTCCAAGGTGTACAGCCAGTTAAAAACAAAGTGCTTTCTCTGAAACACTGGAACTTTCTCAAGCTGCCgtctctctctcctatctctttttttttttttaaacttcatactTTGAGTTGATCATATGCACTCAGATATGCATaagcttaaaaattaaaaatctccatgTGTGTAGGCTTgacattttgtaattttgttttctttctcgaGGATATAGATTATGACTCTTCCTGCCCCATCTCCATGTCATTGATTTCCCTCTCATTCTCTGCAGAACACGAGGCTTGGGTATTCAAGTGATAAGAGAGACTCTGGGTGGCTGTGAGGCTGTGGGGGCCACCCTGCTTGGCAGCCATCCTCTAGGCATAATGTTCCCTGAGCATTTCTGTTCAGTCTTGTGGATGTTAGAGGGATTCAGGCACTGCTTTTGTCCTGAGTCTTCCAGTCCCGTGGCATGTTTCTACACTGGGAACTTCTTCCGACCTTTCACACGAGAGATCTGTAGCCGGATGGAGTGACTGCCACTTACTTCCAGGATTTCTTTTTTGCTGTTAGTCCGTTTAACTCTTGCATCAGCGCCACAGTAGTTTTTCTGCAGTGTGTtctttgtgttttaaaaattctaatttcaCATAACATTTTCCCCCCACAGATAGTTtgaagttttagggaaaatttggCTGTGTGTGCAGAAAAGGCTAATTCTTATTCACCTCTTGATTGTTGGGTTGGGTGGACATCTCCAGTCTGTATCTGGTTAAGCATACTTATGTTAAGTGGCAGCTCTGGCCAGCCAAAACTCAGAATTTACAAGCAACTAACCTCTAGGAAACACATATACTGTCCTTGTCTTAATTTTGTTTAACGTTGAGTTTAAGTCCTCCTTGGTTCAGACGCTGGAAGGTTGCGCAGCTGTGACCTGGGTTCGGTTTCAGATGTGTCCATGCATGTCTATGTGGCAGAAGCGCTGGTTTTGTCTGAGCCACAGAAGCCACCTGTACTTACGGCTCACGAACCAACTGAGACTTTTGACCAATGTCCGTGCGAGCCTGGTCGGTGGACCGCACTCATTCCCCGGTCCTGCTGTCTGACAACTGCTTTCCTCCGGTGGCATGCGGACCACCACCTCTTACTGCAGAAGATGCTCTCTGGGTTCCTGTGCTTTGGGAACACCTCTTTTCAGTGTGGATGTCTGGGGGTAAAaacagatggattttttttttcctcatgtaaGTGCCTGTtcagaaa is drawn from Dromiciops gliroides isolate mDroGli1 chromosome 2, mDroGli1.pri, whole genome shotgun sequence and contains these coding sequences:
- the LOC122741749 gene encoding vacuolar protein sorting-associated protein 26A-like, producing the protein MSFLGGFFGSICEIDVVLNDGESRKMAEMKTDDGKVEKHYLFYDGESVSGKVNLAFKQPGKRLEHQGIRIEFVGQIELFNDKSNTHEFVNLMKELALPGELTQSRSYDFEFMQVEKPYESYIGANVRLRYFLKVTIVRRLSDLVKEYDLIVHQLATYPDVNNSIKMEVGIEDCLHIEFEYNKSKYHLKDVIVGKIYFLLVRIKIQHMELQLIKKEITGIGPSTTTETETIAKYEIMDGAPVKGESIPIRLFLAGYDPTPTMRDVNKKFSVRYFLNLVLVDEEDRRYFKQQEIILWRKAPEKLRKPRTNFHQRFEPPEPQASAEQPEM